A region from the Metopolophium dirhodum isolate CAU chromosome 9, ASM1992520v1, whole genome shotgun sequence genome encodes:
- the LOC132952159 gene encoding replication factor C subunit 5 — translation MMKAKPNLPWVEKYRPNTLDDLISHEDIIQTIGKFIKEDQLPHLLFYGPPGTGKTSTILACAKQLYTPAQFRSMVLELNASDDRGINVVRGQVLNFASTRTIFKSGFKLIILDEADAMTNDAQNALRRIIEKFTDNVRFCLICNYLSKIIPALQSRCTRFRFGPLDFKQIMPRLEYVVEQEKVKVTEDGKKALIDLAQGDMRKVLNILQSAATAFPEVNEDSVYTCVGHPLKSDIMNILKWLLNDDFSTTFQKIQELKIQKGLALQDILTELHTFLYRLDLPPDSLIDILTEMADIEIRLNGGTSEKIHLGSLISAFHMIRSKLKPADD, via the exons ATGATGAAAGCAAAACCAAATCTCCCTTG GGTAGAAAAGTATCGACCGAATACTTTAGATGATTTGATCTCACATGAAGACATTATTCAAACAA TTGGTAAATTCATTAAAGAAGATCAGTTacctcatttattattttatggacctccagggactggaaaaactaGTACGATATTAGCATGTGCCAAGCAATTATATACTCCAGCACAGTTTCGTTCAATG GTTCTTGAGTTGAATGCATCTGATGACAGAGGAATTAATGTTGTCAGAGGACAAGTTTTGAACTTTGCATCAAccagaacaatttttaaatcaggTTTCAAATTGATTATTTTGGATGAAGCTGATGCTATGACTAATGATGCCCAAAATGCTCTAAGAAGAa TTATTGAAAAGTTTACTGATAATGTTCGTTTTTGCTTGATTTGCAATtacttaagtaaaataattccCGCATTACAATCTCGGTGTACACGCTTTCGATTTGGTCCACTTGATTTTAAACAGATCATGCCTAGACTTGAATATGTTGTTGAACAAGAAAA AGTGAAAGTAACTGAAGATGGTAAAAAAGCATTGATAGATTTGGCACAAGGAGATATGCGAAAAGTTCTTAACATATTACAAAGTGCTGCTACTGCGTTTCCAGAAGTAAACGAAGATTCTGTATATACATGTGTTGGTCATCCACTAAAAAgtgatattatgaatattttaaaatggttgTTAAATGATGACTTTTCTACTACCTTCCAAA AAAttcaagaattaaaaattcaGAAAGGTTTAGCTTTGCAAGACATATTAACGGAGTTgcacacatttttatataggt tgGATTTACCACCAGATTCTCTCATTGATATACTAACTGAAATGGCTGATATTGAAATACGCCTCAATGGTGGAACAAGTGAAAAAATACATCTTGGTAGTTTAATCAGTGCTTTCCATATGATAAGATCAAAATTAAAACCCGCTGATGATTGA